A window of Micromonospora eburnea genomic DNA:
CCTCCCCCGCCGTCGCCGCCCGGCCTGCCCGGCCCGCCGTCGTCACGGTCGCCTTCTGGTTGCAGATCGCGACCGTCGCCGTCCTGCTCGTCCTGGTCGGCATCGTGGTCTTCGCGGCGGTGCGCTACAACGCCCAGATCGACGAGGCGGTGCGGCGGGTCCCCGACGCCGATCCGGCGGAGGTGTCGGGCGAGCGCTCGGGCAACGTCTTCACGGCGGGGACCCTCGGCGCCCCCGCGCTGCTGCTGGCGGCCTGGCTCGCCGCCACCGCGTTGCCCCTGCGCGGTGGCAGCAATCCCGCCCGGATCCTGGTCTTCGTCGCCGCCGGGGCGCAACTGCTGCTCTGTTTCGTGCAGAGCTGCGGCGGCCTGCTGGTGATCCCGCTCATGCTGGGACTGGGCGGTCCCGACTACGACCCCGCCCTGGACCCCGAGTTCGACGGCACCGACTGGGAGCAGTCGAAGTTCCTCGACGCCCTCTACGACCAAGGAGATCCGGAGGCGTTCTTCGCGATCGGCGGTATCGGACTGGCGCTGGTGCTGGCGCTCACCCTGGCGGTCGTGGTGCTGCTGCTGGTCCCGGAATCGGGCCGCTGGTTCCGTCCGGCGTCGTCGGCCCCCGTGCCGCCCGTGCCCTACGGCTACTGGCCGGGCCACCCGGCCGCCTACCCGTCGGGCTATCCCGCGGCGGCATACCCGCCGGGCCACCCCGCCGCCGCATATCCGCCGGGTTATCCCGTGGCGGGCTATCCGCTCTGCCCTGATCCGGCCCTGCACCTGGCCCAGCCGCCCGCCGGCCCGTGGACGCCCGCCCACCCGCCCGCCGGCCCGTGGACGCCCGCCCAGCCGCCCGCCGGCCCGTGGGCACCCGCCCAGCCGCCCGCCGGGCCGTGGGCGGCCGCGCCGGGCGCCGGCCCAGCGGGCCCGACGCCGGGCGGCGGTCCGTCCGTGGAGCCGGCCAGGGACGATGCCGGCCAGCCGGGCGGGAACGACGCCGCCCCGGACGCCACCGGGCCGTCCACCGACCCGGGTTCCGGTACGCCCGGTAGCTGACCGTTGACTCAGCGGAGGAGTTGTTCGGCGAGGTGACCCGGGTTGTTACCGTCTCCGCCGACGCACGTGGGGAGGCGGCCTGTGAACAGTTCGATGGCATATCTGGTGGCGGCGCTGGGGTGCCTGGTCGCGGTGGGCGGTGTGGTGATCGCCGTGGTGGCGCTGCGCAAGGCCCGCTCCGGGCCACGCCCGCAGCCTGCCGGTGACCCGTTCCGGGACCGGGACGCCGACGTCCTGCGCGGCGACCCGCGCCGGCTCAAGCCCGGCGACATCGTGGAGATCCGCCAGGTCCCGTACACCGTCCGCGGCTCGGTGCACCTGGTCGAGGGTGGCTGGAGCTGGGCCGAGCACCTGCTTGACGACGCGGGTGGGGTCAAGCGCTGGCTCTCCGTCGAGGAGGACCCGGACCTGGAGTTGGTGCTCTGGACCGGCGAGCCGTCCGCGACCGTCACCCCGGGCGCACCCACTCTGGACGTCGCCGGCCGCCAGTACACCTGGGACGAGTCCGGCCAGGCGCGCTACACCGCCACCGAGGGCACCGGCCTCGACCCGCGCGGCACCATGCGCTACCACGACTACCAGGCTCCCGGCGGGGCCCGGCTCTCCTTCGAGGCGTACGGGGAGGCCGGCTGGGAGGTGGCGCTCGGCGAGAAGCTGCTCCGCGCCGAGGTGATGATCTACCCGCAGGGCGGCCCGGAGCAGGTGTCCTGAGCGTGTTGGTCGTCCTGGACGCCCCGTACATCGACACGCGCGCCGCCGACCTGAGCCTCGCCCTCGACAGCCCCGAACGCCCGGCCCTGCACGTTCGGGAGCTGGCCCTGCCCGGCGGTGTCCGGCTGCGGCTGCGCCTGCTCGGCGCCTCGCACCAGGTGGTCTGCGGAGACGTCACCGAGACTGTCGCCTGCCTGCCGGGCCACCCGCCACACCTGCCCCGCACCCTGCACGACGAGAGCGTCGGCTACCGGTTCACCGCCACGGTGCTCCGGCCGGACGGCGACGGCCTGCGTACCCGGGTCGCCGCGCTCCGCGCCGAACTGGCCGACGACCCGTACGCGCTGGTCGGCGTCTTTCCCGGCGACGCGGACGCGATCACCGCGCTCTCCGTACGCCCCGACCCGCCGGACGGCTCGGTGGCCTGGCGCACCTGGCACGCGTATCCCCAGACCAACGAACTGGTCCTGACCGAGACGGTGGTGGCGCGATGACGTACCGACGCTGGTTCGTGGTGGGGTTGGCCGTCGCCGTGGTCGGCGTGCTGATCGCGGCCTTCGCCATCTTCTACGGAAACTTCTCCCCGCGCGGTTACGTCCAGGACCGCTACACCCGGGCGGCCAGCCGGGACGTCGGCCGAGACGCCCTGGCCTACACCTCGACGCGTACGCCGAATCAGGTCGCCAAGGAGATCACCGACGCCTGGAAGCCCGCCGACCGGTACGTCGACGGCAGCGGGGTCTACCTGCGCTACGACGACGACTCGGTGGTGATCCTGCCGATCGCGGCCGGCTCGCTGATCCTGCTCGAACGGATGACCACCGCGTACCCCCGCTACCACAGCGTCGTCGGCAACAGCTGGGGCTGGGGCCGTGGTAGCACCGTCCGGGGCGGCGGCCCCGGCGCTGGGAAGTAGCCCGTCCGACCCCTCACCCTGGAGTTCCCTGTGCGGCACCTTGTCACCGATCTGCTGGTCACCCTCGCCTACGGTGTGGTCGGCGTCATCCTGATGGGCATCGGCTACCTTCTGGTCGACCTGGCCACCCCGGGCCGGCTCAACCAGCTCATCTGGACCGAGCGCAACCGCAACGCGGCACTGCTGCTCGTCTCCAACCTGGCCGGGGTCGGCGTCATCGTGGTCGCCGCGATCGTCGCCAGCGCCGACGACTTCGTGCTCGGCCTGGTCGGCGCGGCCGCGTACGGGATCCTCGGTCTGGTCATCATGGCGGCCGCCTTCGTGCTGCTGGACGTGGCCACCCCCGGCAAGCTCGGCGAGCTGCTGGTCGACGCCGAGCCGCACCCGGCGGTCTGGGTCTCCGCCATCGTGCACCTGGCCACCGGCGCGATCATCGCCGCCGCGATCATCTGATGCCCGGCGGCGAGCAGGCGGTCGGGCCCGCGCCCGAGCCGA
This region includes:
- a CDS encoding DUF350 domain-containing protein, whose translation is MRHLVTDLLVTLAYGVVGVILMGIGYLLVDLATPGRLNQLIWTERNRNAALLLVSNLAGVGVIVVAAIVASADDFVLGLVGAAAYGILGLVIMAAAFVLLDVATPGKLGELLVDAEPHPAVWVSAIVHLATGAIIAAAII
- a CDS encoding DUF2617 family protein, producing MLVVLDAPYIDTRAADLSLALDSPERPALHVRELALPGGVRLRLRLLGASHQVVCGDVTETVACLPGHPPHLPRTLHDESVGYRFTATVLRPDGDGLRTRVAALRAELADDPYALVGVFPGDADAITALSVRPDPPDGSVAWRTWHAYPQTNELVLTETVVAR
- a CDS encoding DUF4247 domain-containing protein, which codes for MTYRRWFVVGLAVAVVGVLIAAFAIFYGNFSPRGYVQDRYTRAASRDVGRDALAYTSTRTPNQVAKEITDAWKPADRYVDGSGVYLRYDDDSVVILPIAAGSLILLERMTTAYPRYHSVVGNSWGWGRGSTVRGGGPGAGK
- a CDS encoding DUF4178 domain-containing protein, yielding MNSSMAYLVAALGCLVAVGGVVIAVVALRKARSGPRPQPAGDPFRDRDADVLRGDPRRLKPGDIVEIRQVPYTVRGSVHLVEGGWSWAEHLLDDAGGVKRWLSVEEDPDLELVLWTGEPSATVTPGAPTLDVAGRQYTWDESGQARYTATEGTGLDPRGTMRYHDYQAPGGARLSFEAYGEAGWEVALGEKLLRAEVMIYPQGGPEQVS